A single genomic interval of Anopheles marshallii chromosome 2, idAnoMarsDA_429_01, whole genome shotgun sequence harbors:
- the LOC128709247 gene encoding uncharacterized protein LOC128709247 has translation MKSSKSKTFDSLTAEKLQRIIKNVRNASRITNTPGDSDVEGCHIKFSNDDSSTLNASRLKISHRKLTVVEIDKLMKNLATVQRPSDVPGLLATSSASDGDKQQVEQEAVELSVSEDQYAGSEISFTSYHPSKGSHSGLECSADVEDNLAFSRESLLSFKDNVDDQSDRSNVQLNSSPVPAESTATPMTLFAFRPIQQTASEEYESYGETSRSAVDRPIMQVKVRPLPASHSIRTKCLRVQPSDDELPLIDFRQIERNTKATWKHR, from the exons ATGAAGAGTTCGAAATCCAAAACATTCGAC TCGCTAACGGCAGAAAAATTGCAACGAATCATCAAAAACGTACGCAACGCATCGAGAATTACCAACACACCGGGAGACAGTGATGTTGAAGGATGTCACATAAAGTTTTCCAACGATGATAGCAGCACCCTAAACGCATCACGGTTAAAAATTTCCCACCGGAAGCTGACAGTGGTCGAGAttgataaattaatgaaaaatctTGCAACCGTACAGCGCCCTTCGGACGTACCCGGTCTTCTGGCGACTTCATCCGCCTCGGATGGTGATAAGCAACAAGTGGAACAGGAAGCAGTAGAGCTATCCGTTTCGGAGGACCAATATGCTGGATCGGAAATTTCTTTTACCAGCTACCACCCATCGAAAGGATCACATTCAGGGCTCGAATGCTCCGCTGACGTAGAGGACAATTTAGCATTTTCCCGTGAATCGCTCCTGTCCTTCAAGGACAACGTCGACGATCAATCCGACCGCTCGAACGTTCAATTGAATTCATCCCCAGTGCCAGCCGAAAGCACCGCGACTCCGATGACATTATTCGCTTTTCGACCGATTCAACAAACTGCGTCGGAAGAGTACGAAAGTTATGGCGAAACTTCGAGATCCGCCGTCGATAGGCCAATTATGCAAGTTAAAGTGCGTCCCCTGCCTGCATCGCATTCCATACGGACGAAGTGCCTTCGCGTGCAACCATCTGACGACGAGCTGCCGCTGATTGATTTTCGACAAATTGAGCGTAACACAAAGGCGACATGGAAGCATCGgtaa